A genomic segment from Blastococcus sp. PRF04-17 encodes:
- a CDS encoding ArsR/SmtB family transcription factor: MLRALADPLRQRIVGLLAREQLCTCHLVEELAATQTNVSNHLRVLRDAGLVASEQAGRYTYHRLVPERLAQLSAGLGELASRSRLAHAVKRPCG, encoded by the coding sequence GTGCTTCGCGCGCTCGCCGACCCCCTGCGCCAGCGGATCGTCGGCCTGCTGGCCCGCGAGCAGCTGTGCACCTGTCACCTGGTGGAGGAACTTGCCGCCACCCAGACCAACGTCTCCAACCACCTGCGTGTCCTCCGTGACGCGGGCCTGGTCGCCAGCGAGCAGGCGGGGCGCTACACCTACCACCGGCTGGTACCCGAGCGGCTCGCCCAGCTGTCGGCCGGCCTGGGCGAGCTCGCCTCGCGGTCGCGGCTCGCGCATGCGGTGAAGCGGCCGTGCGGCTGA